A region of Necator americanus strain Aroian chromosome I, whole genome shotgun sequence DNA encodes the following proteins:
- a CDS encoding hypothetical protein (NECATOR_CHRI.G1928.T1), whose amino-acid sequence MAKNIDSFEQLTTRVGRLRMRRCGPTPALTIFVAHAPTSSYEEEEVEAFYMDLEKRRSCLLQGHNWRFQCQSWPKKNAGGTSHGNPRPTMERRGGEALRVHHDD is encoded by the coding sequence atggcaaagaacatcgactcttttgaacaacttacgacccgagtCGGACgactgcggatgagaagatgtggcccaacaccagctttgactatcttcgtcgctcacgctccaacatcaagctacgaagaagaagaagtcgaagctttctatatggacctggagaagagaagatcatgccttctacaaggtcataattggcgatttcaatgccaaagttggcccaagaaaaacgccggaggaacttcacatgggaacccacggcctacaatggaacgacgagggggagaggctctccgagttcatcatgacgactaa
- a CDS encoding hypothetical protein (NECATOR_CHRI.G1929.T1), producing MEKIIYDFYSDLFDSHVHLPPHHLREDGHVIPEVLPSEMRHTIMLVRNRTAPGPDRIRPEQLKSLQPVLINTLASDHPSESTLYTLSVGMQGSSTVEDQQDRVAV from the coding sequence atggagaaaatcatctacgacttctactctgatctcttcgacagccatgtccacttgcctcctcaccatctgagggaagacggacatgtcattccagaggttctcccgtccgaaatgcGACATACTATCATGTtagtaagaaatcgtacggcacccggtcccgacagaataagaccagaacagcTGAAGAGCCTTcagccagtactcatcaacaccctagCGAGTGACCACCCGAGCGAATcaactctttacacgttatctgtcggaatgcaaggttcctctacagtggaagaccagcaagaccgtgttgctgtataa
- a CDS encoding hypothetical protein (NECATOR_CHRI.G1931.T2), which produces MIMGFVSHVGGVIMCHGKECKNQTLCVPNPPETYGLFSSRRGMKTDVISSNIEELDVTAPVISPRGHVRCGKRFELTLLRYD; this is translated from the exons atgaTAATGGGATTTGTTAGCCATGTGGGAGGAGTAATAATGTGTCATGGAAAGGAATGTAAGAATCAGACGTTATGC GTTCCCAATCCGCCGGAAACGTATGgtcttttttcctctagaaGAGGCATGAAGACTGATGTGATTAGCTCAA ATATTGAGGAATTAGATGTCACTGCACCAGTCATCTCACCTCGTGGACATGTGCGATGCGGTAAAAGATTCGAATTGACATTGTTACGTTACGATTGA
- a CDS encoding hypothetical protein (NECATOR_CHRI.G1930.T1), whose protein sequence is MLRVSRFTQMRDGIRRPLLRQRSKIRDAAAFAKESKIRWAGHVMRFNDNSWTGAVGDWVPRDTKRTTGRPPTRSDFFKKSFKEKYDAPRVPRERRNHWTTLARDKWKNYWRPLDQFEDQREPR, encoded by the coding sequence atgctaagagtatcccgtttcacgcaaatgagggacgggattcgacgtcctctcctacgtcagcgatcgaagattagagacgccgccgcgtttgccaaggaaagtaaaataaggtgggccggacacgtgatgcgctttaatgacaacagTTGGACCGGAGCCGTgggcgactgggttccccgcgatactaagcgcactacaggaagaccgccgacccggtcagatttcttcaagaagtccttcaaagaaaaatatgatgctcctcgtgtcccacgcgaaaggaggaaccactggactactctggcacgcgacaaatggaagaattactggcgcccgctcgaccagttcgaagatcaacgggagccAAGGTGA
- a CDS encoding hypothetical protein (NECATOR_CHRI.G1929.T2) translates to MRKLEWDYMGVKVDGRQPHHLCFADDIVLITPSISQAERMLRIRRNIWMHRSSAESTKDDVHAERMGLRCPIHAQRNELIRMHQLRLSGSGTEHDERPDLRGGDERSPPRM, encoded by the coding sequence atgcgaaagttggaatgggactacatgggagtgaaggttgatggtcggcagccaCACCATTTgtgctttgctgatgacatcgtactgataacacctagcatcagccaagcggaacgaatgctgagaattcgacgaaacatatggatgcatcggtcttcagctgaatctacaaaagacgatgttcatgcggaacggatgggtctcagatgccccattcacgctcaacggaacgaacttatccgaatgcaccagctacgtttatctgggtcgggaactgaacatgatgaacgacctgacctccgaggaggagacgagcggtcTCCTCCTCGGatgtga
- a CDS encoding hypothetical protein (NECATOR_CHRI.G1931.T1): MEELLAPARPVRRSTGAKMIMGFVSHVGGVIMCHGKECKNQTLCVPNPPETYGLFSSRRGMKTDVISSNIEELDVTAPVISPRGHVRCGKRFELTLLRYD; encoded by the exons atggaagaattactggcgcccgctcgaccagttcgaagatcaacgggagccAAG atgaTAATGGGATTTGTTAGCCATGTGGGAGGAGTAATAATGTGTCATGGAAAGGAATGTAAGAATCAGACGTTATGC GTTCCCAATCCGCCGGAAACGTATGgtcttttttcctctagaaGAGGCATGAAGACTGATGTGATTAGCTCAA ATATTGAGGAATTAGATGTCACTGCACCAGTCATCTCACCTCGTGGACATGTGCGATGCGGTAAAAGATTCGAATTGACATTGTTACGTTACGATTGA
- a CDS encoding hypothetical protein (NECATOR_CHRI.G1929.T3): MEKIIYDFYSDLFDSHVHLPPHHLREDGHVIPEVLPSEMRHTIMLVRNRTAPGPDRIRPEQLKSLQPWKTSKTVLLYKKGDPHDISNYRPICLLSVIYKLFTRVILNRIEKVLDEGQPCEQAGFRKGFSTIDHIHIVSKLIEVSREYKMPLCLTFIDLKKAFDSVETEAVVEALDNQSVHTQYIKGDTIPSKIFTATLENAMRKLEWDYMGVKVDGRQPHHLCFADDIVLITPSISQAERMLRIRRNIWMHRSSAESTKDDVHAERMGLRCPIHAQRNELIRMHQLRLSGSGTEHDERPDLRGGDERSPPRM; the protein is encoded by the exons atggagaaaatcatctacgacttctactctgatctcttcgacagccatgtccacttgcctcctcaccatctgagggaagacggacatgtcattccagaggttctcccgtccgaaatgcGACATACTATCATGTtagtaagaaatcgtacggcacccggtcccgacagaataagaccagaacagcTGAAGAGCCTTcagcca tggaagaccagcaagaccgtgttgctgtataaaaaaggagatccacatgacatcagcaactatcgtccaatctgcttactgtccgtcatctacaagctctttacaagagtaatccttaataggattgaaaaagtcttggatgaaggacagccatgcgagcaagcagggtttcgaaaaggattcagcacgattgaccacattcacattgtttcgaaactcatcgaggtatcacgagagtacaagatgccgctctgtctcaccttcatcgacttgaaaaaggccttcgactcagttgagacggaagcggtcgtggaagccttggacaaccaaagCGTCcatactcagtacataaag ggtgatacaatcccatccaaaatattcacagccaccctcgagaacgcaatgcgaaagttggaatgggactacatgggagtgaaggttgatggtcggcagccaCACCATTTgtgctttgctgatgacatcgtactgataacacctagcatcagccaagcggaacgaatgctgagaattcgacgaaacatatggatgcatcggtcttcagctgaatctacaaaagacgatgttcatgcggaacggatgggtctcagatgccccattcacgctcaacggaacgaacttatccgaatgcaccagctacgtttatctgggtcgggaactgaacatgatgaacgacctgacctccgaggaggagacgagcggtcTCCTCCTCGGatgtga